In Dermatophilus congolensis, a genomic segment contains:
- a CDS encoding VWA domain-containing protein — translation MKPPPPYPFTAIVGQPHLQLALTLLAIDPHIGGVLIRGEKGTAKSTAARAFAAHLPTGIMRTLPLGATEDRITGTLDIQATLTHATPIPLPGILSEVHEGALYIDEINLLDEHLLNLVLEAAASGTARIEREGISCTHPAQFALIGTMNPEEGPLPDHTLDRFGLCVDITSITDLDTRVLLLERTLAYENNPHAFAHTWAPHEHHHATHLQAARNLLPHINLCPELHNLITTITTTNHVAGHRADIVLTQATRAHAAWHGRRHATTEDVHAVTSLVLTHRSHTTPNPTTPTDTPQPTPHTSPSLPNLPHHTPPKTHPTSHQSPPPTTNHKQNHTTNPDNTTGTSLTPQPTPTTTDPTPSDNDTDTPATCSLIPLPGTTFPVIPLATNTTNPHTPGRKNTPTTAHRGRYIRSRPARPNTTGELALDATIRAAAPHQHTRNNPHGRIQIKRSDWQEKIRQHHPGNCTIFIVDASGSMGAQNRMTAAKGAILSLLLDAYQKRNRVALITFHHRNAHILLPPTSSIELAGRLLTDLPIGGPTPLPTALTTTSRLLHNLLHKTPELRPLLILVSDGCANIDLDGDPTPSAINQAHRLATNLGKDPRTSWIVVDTENPTTARLGHAAALAHALNAPCHTIDELHADDLIHLVRTQIPH, via the coding sequence ATGAAACCCCCACCCCCATACCCCTTCACCGCCATCGTTGGACAACCACACCTCCAACTCGCACTCACCCTCCTCGCCATCGACCCCCACATCGGCGGCGTACTCATCCGCGGCGAAAAAGGCACCGCCAAATCCACCGCCGCACGCGCCTTCGCCGCCCACCTACCCACCGGCATCATGCGCACTCTTCCCCTAGGCGCCACCGAAGACCGCATCACCGGAACCCTCGATATCCAAGCCACCCTCACCCATGCAACACCTATCCCCCTACCAGGCATCCTCAGCGAAGTACACGAAGGCGCTCTCTACATCGACGAGATCAACCTCCTAGACGAACACCTTCTCAACCTCGTCCTCGAAGCCGCCGCCTCTGGCACCGCCCGCATCGAACGCGAAGGCATCTCCTGCACCCACCCCGCCCAATTCGCCCTCATCGGCACCATGAACCCCGAAGAAGGACCCCTCCCCGATCACACCCTCGACCGATTCGGGCTATGCGTCGACATCACCTCCATCACCGACCTCGACACCCGCGTCCTCCTACTCGAACGCACCCTCGCCTACGAAAACAACCCCCACGCATTCGCCCACACCTGGGCACCCCACGAACACCACCACGCCACCCACCTACAAGCCGCCCGCAACCTACTCCCCCACATCAACCTCTGTCCCGAACTCCACAACCTCATCACCACAATCACCACCACCAACCATGTCGCCGGACACCGCGCCGACATCGTCCTCACCCAAGCCACTCGCGCCCACGCCGCCTGGCACGGACGGCGCCACGCCACCACCGAAGACGTCCACGCCGTCACCTCCCTCGTCCTCACCCACCGCAGCCACACCACCCCTAACCCCACCACCCCCACCGACACACCCCAACCCACCCCACACACCTCACCCTCACTGCCCAACCTCCCCCACCACACCCCACCCAAAACCCACCCCACCAGCCACCAATCCCCACCACCGACCACCAACCACAAACAAAATCACACCACCAACCCCGACAACACCACAGGAACCTCCCTCACACCCCAACCCACCCCCACAACCACAGACCCAACCCCCAGCGACAACGACACCGATACCCCCGCAACCTGCTCCCTCATCCCCCTCCCCGGCACCACATTCCCCGTCATCCCCCTGGCCACCAACACCACCAACCCCCACACCCCCGGCCGCAAAAACACCCCCACCACCGCCCACCGCGGCCGCTACATCCGCTCCCGCCCAGCACGCCCCAACACCACCGGCGAACTCGCCCTCGACGCCACCATCCGCGCCGCAGCACCCCACCAGCACACCCGCAACAACCCCCACGGCCGCATCCAAATCAAACGCAGCGACTGGCAAGAAAAAATCCGCCAACACCACCCCGGAAACTGCACCATCTTCATCGTCGACGCCAGCGGCTCCATGGGCGCCCAAAACCGCATGACCGCAGCCAAAGGCGCCATCCTCTCCCTCCTCCTCGACGCCTACCAAAAACGCAACCGCGTCGCCCTCATCACCTTCCACCACCGCAACGCCCACATCCTCCTACCCCCCACCTCCTCCATCGAACTAGCCGGACGCCTCCTGACCGACCTACCCATCGGCGGCCCCACCCCACTACCCACCGCCCTAACCACCACCAGCCGCCTCCTACACAACCTCCTACACAAAACCCCCGAACTACGCCCCCTACTCATCCTCGTCAGCGACGGCTGCGCCAACATCGACCTCGACGGCGACCCCACACCCAGCGCAATCAACCAAGCCCACCGCCTCGCCACCAACCTCGGCAAAGACCCCCGAACCAGCTGGATAGTCGTCGACACCGAAAACCCCACCACTGCCCGACTCGGCCACGCCGCCGCCCTCGCACACGCCCTCAACGCCCCCTGCCACACCATCGACGAACTCCACGCAGACGACCTCATCCACCTCGTCCGCACCCAAATCCCCCACTAA
- a CDS encoding ATP-binding protein gives MHRPPYPFAAIVGQDEMRLALLLAVISPALSGVLIRGEKGTAKSTAVRALAELLPTHPEIDGSPFHLSPEEYHDLREHLEPNLGDTPPIKNVRVPVIELPIGATEDRITGTLNLEHALKDGTRRLDPGLLAAAHRGILYVDEVNLLDDHLVDLLLDSAAMGVNTVEREGVSLSHPARFTLIGTMNPEEGELRPQFLDRFGLCVTINGSTSIAERIQIVERRLAYEDDPAGFVCRWEEESRRLSRRIAGAMHRVKDVTVPREHLYTVARTCMEAGVDGHRADIMMLRAAKALAAWHGRGTITENDLDEAAHLVLPHRMRRRPLEAIGEVPMTTTRHS, from the coding sequence ATGCACCGCCCCCCATACCCCTTCGCCGCCATCGTCGGACAAGACGAAATGCGCCTAGCCCTCCTCCTAGCCGTCATCTCCCCCGCACTATCCGGCGTACTCATCCGCGGCGAAAAAGGCACCGCCAAATCCACTGCCGTACGCGCCCTAGCCGAACTGCTCCCCACCCACCCCGAAATCGACGGATCCCCCTTCCACCTCTCCCCCGAGGAGTACCACGACCTACGCGAACATCTCGAACCCAACCTCGGTGATACACCCCCCATCAAAAACGTCCGCGTACCCGTCATCGAACTACCCATCGGCGCCACCGAAGACCGCATCACCGGCACCCTCAACCTCGAACACGCCCTCAAAGACGGAACCCGCCGCCTCGACCCAGGCCTGCTCGCCGCCGCACACCGCGGCATCCTCTACGTCGACGAAGTCAACCTCCTCGACGACCACCTCGTCGACCTACTCCTGGACTCAGCCGCAATGGGCGTCAACACCGTCGAACGCGAAGGCGTAAGCCTCTCCCACCCCGCCCGGTTCACCCTCATCGGCACCATGAACCCCGAAGAAGGAGAACTACGTCCACAATTCCTCGACCGCTTCGGCCTATGCGTCACCATCAACGGGTCAACATCTATCGCCGAACGTATCCAAATCGTCGAACGCCGCCTAGCCTACGAAGACGACCCCGCAGGCTTCGTCTGCCGCTGGGAAGAAGAATCCCGCCGCCTCTCCCGCCGCATCGCCGGAGCAATGCACCGCGTCAAAGACGTCACCGTCCCCCGCGAACACCTCTACACCGTAGCTCGAACCTGCATGGAAGCAGGTGTTGACGGACACCGCGCCGACATCATGATGCTCCGCGCAGCCAAAGCACTCGCAGCCTGGCACGGACGCGGAACCATCACCGAAAACGACCTCGACGAAGCAGCCCACCTCGTCCTCCCCCACCGCATGCGCCGCCGCCCACTGGAAGCGATCGGCGAGGTCCCCATGACCACCACCAGACACTCCTAA
- a CDS encoding homocysteine S-methyltransferase family protein has translation MSEQPTLVERLDAGPVICAEGFLFELERRGYLTAGEFVPEVALEHPDALRALHVDFQRAGSDIVEAFTYNGHREKMRVIGKEDLLEPLNRAALQIARNVADAVPGNLMAGNISNSNIWDPADPASQAEVRAMFTEMVGWAVDEGADLIIGETFYYAGEALTALEVAKSSGLPVVLTIAPMAANEMTDGVDIVETACRLEQGGADVVGLNCFRGPETMMPWLRAIRKAVTCHVGALPIPYRTSQEEPTFFNLSDVSASVPSPHGRAFPTALDPLYTNRYEIEAFAKEAFDLGAHYLGVCCGASPMLVRQVAEAVGKYTEASRFSENMSNHFMYGNNDRLPEHIVALGSHA, from the coding sequence ATGAGTGAACAGCCCACCCTGGTCGAACGCCTCGACGCAGGCCCCGTGATCTGCGCAGAAGGATTCCTGTTCGAACTGGAACGCCGTGGATACCTCACCGCAGGCGAATTCGTACCTGAGGTAGCCCTAGAACATCCAGACGCACTACGAGCCCTGCACGTGGACTTCCAACGCGCTGGCTCTGACATCGTCGAGGCCTTCACCTACAACGGCCACCGCGAAAAAATGCGCGTCATCGGTAAAGAAGACCTACTCGAACCATTGAACCGCGCCGCACTGCAAATCGCCCGCAACGTCGCCGATGCCGTCCCCGGCAACCTCATGGCCGGCAACATCAGCAACAGCAATATCTGGGACCCCGCAGACCCCGCATCCCAAGCCGAAGTACGCGCCATGTTCACCGAAATGGTGGGCTGGGCTGTCGACGAAGGCGCCGACCTCATCATCGGTGAAACGTTCTACTACGCAGGCGAAGCACTCACCGCCCTCGAAGTAGCAAAAAGCAGCGGCCTGCCCGTCGTACTCACCATCGCACCGATGGCCGCCAATGAAATGACCGACGGCGTCGACATTGTCGAAACAGCCTGCCGCTTAGAACAAGGCGGCGCAGACGTAGTAGGACTGAACTGCTTCCGCGGACCAGAAACGATGATGCCCTGGCTACGCGCCATCCGAAAGGCAGTGACCTGCCACGTAGGGGCACTACCTATCCCCTACCGCACCTCCCAAGAAGAACCCACCTTCTTCAACCTCTCCGACGTCTCTGCCAGCGTTCCCTCGCCACACGGACGTGCTTTCCCCACCGCCCTCGACCCGCTCTACACCAACCGGTACGAGATCGAGGCGTTCGCCAAAGAAGCATTCGATCTCGGCGCCCACTACCTCGGCGTGTGCTGCGGCGCGAGCCCGATGCTGGTACGTCAGGTAGCTGAAGCCGTTGGCAAATACACCGAGGCCAGCCGATTCTCAGAGAACATGAGCAACCACTTCATGTACGGCAACAACGACCGGCTACCTGAGCACATCGTCGCACTGGGGTCGCACGCCTGA